The DNA segment atttattatatatcacCACCTGATGTAAGGTTTGTGGCAAAGCTGCCTTAAACTAACAGTATTGgggattataaaataaatttttttatgtattatgtgtAAGCTTTTTAGTCACAGTGGTGTTTCTAATgctaaaatctaattcagtacaTAAAAACAATGCCAGCAAGAATGCAAGCTTTTATCAAAGCCAAAGGAGgccatacaaaataaaatatacaatattttagtTATTATGTGTGAATAAAGACTATTTagctgtctatctatctatctatctatctatctatctatatagatagatagatagatagatagatagatagattttaattaactttttcaaGTATAGTAAAATACAACAAATTGCCAACATACATTGGAGctcctttaatattttttttaagcattccaGGACACACACTTTGAAGTTGGCTAGTAAGATTTACAAACAGTTTAGAGCTCAATCTAGGCACTTGTTGACTTTGAAGAATGTAAAGTGTGGATGCATGTTACCCCTTTTCTCTGCTCTTTTTCTCTTGTGTTCGTTGTCACAGTATGCAGAATCTGCCAGTGCAGGCGCTGGCCCTGCGGCAGCTAGGCAGACTGAACTCCCTCCAGCTGCTCACACCATCCCATGCCTCTGGTCTCAGCATGTGGTGCCCACGAACATTACACGCTCGTCAGTTGTGGGGTTCAGCCACTCCTCAAACACACCGTACAGCTATGTGGCCAAGATCATGGGACACTCGGCAGAGTTGGTTGCTTCATCACTCCCGGCTCAAAAGCACGGGAAAAAAAGGGAAACAAAAAATTAtgcagcagcaggaggaggaggaagatgcaGAGACTAGTGATTATGAGGATGAGCTTCCAGATGACCCAGGCCTGCCAAAAGACTATAAAGACCATGAGAAAACTGTCCAGTCTCTACGTTTCGATTTGGTTTTGAAGACCGGATTGGACATTGCACGAAAGTAAGTCAGAGAAACTGTTCATGAGTTTCAGAGATTAATTCCGCCACACTGGTGAGTTGCAAGTACGTGTTTTCAGTTCCTATTGCAGATGTAACTCCATGTTTTTTTACCTCTTAGAACCCAATTGGAGAATAGACTGATGGCGTTCATATATAATCTTTGCTCATATTGCTCtcctttgtttatttacatttagtttgtGGTGTTTCGACCAGTGGCAGTGACTAACACATGTATCTGTTTTTAGTGGTGTGGAGGATGCTTTCTATAACCTCAAATTGAGACTGAATGGTCAGAAACTCACTAAGAAGAGCAAAATGGTGAGTCAGCACCCTCTAGTGTTATAATCAGAAAGAAGCTTCATCGAAAATATGCAACACTAGCTGAACAAATTATGgatgcaataaatatatatatatatattttttaaaaacctgcTCTGTTTGTGGTAGTTGTCCACTTAATTCATATTATTTACCTATTAGTATGAGCAGAAATTGCACCTTCATTTAACAGTCCATTGTCTGCTCTCTCCTACAGGTTAAAGTGGGGGATACACTGGATCTGATCCTAAATGAGGACAAGGAAGTGGACAC comes from the Carassius auratus strain Wakin unplaced genomic scaffold, ASM336829v1 scaf_tig00214571, whole genome shotgun sequence genome and includes:
- the LOC113092335 gene encoding uncharacterized protein C6orf203 homolog, with protein sequence MQNLPVQALALRQLGRLNSLQLLTPSHASGLSMWCPRTLHARQLWGSATPQTHRTAMWPRSWDTRQSWLLHHSRLKSTGKKGKQKIMQQQEEEEDAETSDYEDELPDDPGLPKDYKDHEKTVQSLRFDLVLKTGLDIARNGVEDAFYNLKLRLNGQKLTKKSKMVKVGDTLDLILNEDKEVDTVLLKRVILKKVVGETKDTEKQRVILRSWKHLQLPRKHVYKQ